The Syntrophorhabdus sp. genome includes a region encoding these proteins:
- a CDS encoding HEPN domain-containing protein codes for MGYKRLEAQGSIERISSNPKQISVNLARARRDLMVARANLEIDEAWAHTIAYHAMLRAGRALMFSHGYRPKGKDQHRTVVEFCAAVLGEGFRTLINRFNRMRTKRHQFIYDPERPIPKTEAAQSLKSAEDFVAGIAERMIEEAKKDNIF; via the coding sequence GTGGGCTATAAGAGACTTGAAGCTCAGGGATCCATTGAGAGAATTTCCTCAAACCCGAAGCAGATCTCTGTTAATCTTGCAAGGGCGAGAAGAGATCTGATGGTGGCGAGGGCAAATCTTGAGATCGACGAAGCCTGGGCCCATACGATCGCCTATCATGCCATGCTCAGGGCCGGAAGAGCCCTCATGTTCTCCCATGGTTACCGACCGAAGGGTAAGGATCAACACAGAACTGTCGTTGAATTCTGCGCTGCCGTTCTGGGCGAGGGATTCAGGACACTCATAAACCGGTTCAATAGGATGAGGACCAAGAGGCATCAGTTCATCTATGACCCGGAGAGGCCAATCCCGAAAACGGAAGCGGCGCAGTCTCTCAAGAGCGCGGAGGATTTTGTCGCCGGGATTGCTGAAAGGATGATTGAAGAAGCCAAGAAGGATAACATCTTTTAG
- a CDS encoding FtsX-like permease family protein: MLWNMILLALREIRRNVMRSFLTVLGIVIGVGAVITMVTIGGGATLQVQQQIASMGSNMLMVSPGKRLGPGQSSGNVPFKEADVEAIMREVSSIAAVAPVSSQSVQAILGNQNWATQVTGSDNNYFYITKRSVATGRQFSESELRSGAAVCVVGETVRKKLFGGQDALGEKLRLQKLSCEVIGILAEKGQSTMGQDQDDVVVIPIRTLQRRITGNQEISLIQVSVQDGASTDKARQDISKLMRERRHLAPSDDDNFNVMDMKEIAKMLTSTTELLTALLSAVAAVSLLVGGIGIMNIMLVSVTERTREIGVRLAIGALEREVLTQFLVEAVVLSSLGGIIGIILALIASVWLGGVLHVPFVFNAPIIFVSFLFSAAVGMIFGYFPALKAARLDPIEALRHE, from the coding sequence ATGCTCTGGAACATGATCCTGCTGGCCTTGAGGGAGATCAGGCGAAACGTCATGCGTTCCTTTTTGACGGTGCTGGGTATCGTCATCGGCGTCGGGGCGGTCATCACCATGGTGACGATCGGCGGCGGCGCGACCCTCCAGGTCCAGCAGCAGATCGCGAGCATGGGCAGCAACATGCTCATGGTGAGCCCGGGGAAGAGGCTCGGGCCGGGCCAGTCATCGGGCAATGTGCCTTTCAAGGAGGCCGATGTGGAGGCCATCATGCGGGAGGTGAGTTCCATCGCCGCCGTGGCGCCTGTTTCATCACAATCGGTCCAGGCGATACTGGGGAATCAGAACTGGGCGACCCAGGTGACGGGGAGCGACAACAATTACTTCTATATAACGAAGAGGTCCGTCGCGACGGGCAGGCAGTTCAGCGAGAGCGAGCTGCGCTCGGGCGCCGCGGTCTGTGTCGTCGGCGAGACGGTGCGCAAGAAGCTTTTCGGCGGCCAGGACGCGCTGGGTGAGAAGCTTCGTCTCCAGAAGCTTTCCTGTGAGGTGATCGGCATCCTGGCGGAGAAGGGCCAGAGCACGATGGGGCAGGACCAGGACGACGTCGTGGTGATCCCCATTCGGACCCTCCAGCGGCGCATCACCGGAAATCAGGAGATAAGCCTCATCCAGGTCTCCGTGCAGGACGGGGCATCGACGGACAAGGCGCGGCAGGACATTTCAAAACTCATGCGCGAAAGGCGGCATCTCGCCCCGAGCGATGACGACAACTTCAACGTCATGGACATGAAGGAGATCGCAAAGATGCTCACAAGCACCACGGAGCTCCTCACGGCGCTCCTCAGCGCCGTGGCGGCGGTGAGCCTCCTCGTCGGCGGCATAGGGATCATGAACATCATGCTCGTATCCGTCACGGAGAGGACCCGGGAGATCGGTGTTCGCCTCGCCATCGGCGCCCTCGAGCGCGAAGTGCTCACACAGTTCCTCGTTGAGGCCGTGGTGCTCTCCTCCCTGGGAGGCATCATAGGGATAATTCTGGCGCTTATCGCGTCGGTGTGGCTGGGTGGTGTCCTGCACGTTCCCTTCGTTTTCAACGCCCCCATCATATTCGTATCCTTCCTCTTCTCCGCGGCGGTTGGTATGATCTTCGGCTACTTTCCCGCCCTCAAAGCGGCCCGCCTCGACCCCATCGAGGCCCTGAGGCACGAGTAA